The Notolabrus celidotus isolate fNotCel1 chromosome 23, fNotCel1.pri, whole genome shotgun sequence region CCTTTGGCTGAAAGTAACCAGTTAACAcggtcactctttaaactggaacaccgatCTATGACAGCTTCCTCGTCTCACACCCAGTGAAGGTACGTGTGTCAAGAGAAAGGATTTGATCGATAGCAGAATCCATACTGGCATTGTTATTAATACAGTTTTATCCATTCCCACCCCTGCTGACGAGTATCAGTTGAATACTTACAAACTTCAATATTATCACcacatttgttgtttatttcctCTAGTGCTGTATTGAAAACATACCTAACCTTGGCCACAAAAGCAAGCTTTCTATGTAATCATGATCTACACCCCTTCAGGAGCTCTGTTTCCCACCATATCCATGGATGATGTAAGTGTGCAGAATGTGTAGGAAAGTGAATCAGTCTTTGGGACATACCTGGATGGCTTCGATAAGCGCCAGGCGAGTTGTCCAGGATGACAATACTGGATAGGTCATCATGTACTACAGACAAGTCTTTAATATAACTTCCTAGATCCAACGTACAATGctgggaaaaaagaaacaagaaagtcATCAACACCAACAGGAGGAGGCCAAAGAGCCTGAGCTCTCCCGCTCAAACAGAGTAAACAGAGTTTATGTGAGTACCTGTCTGTAGTATCTGCGTTTCAGGATGTTCCTGTTGTTGTCCAGCTTGTCTGCCACCGCTGAGCCGTAGATCTCCATACTGGCTGTAAAAACCACCAGCTCATACCACTGGCTTACCTGTACACAGAGTACAGAGTGAATGATAGTAGGATTATTCTCTCAAACAAATACAGCTTTATGAATCAGGTACAGTTAGAAAGGAGCATAACGGAGAGACACTGACTCACCACTTCTAAAAAGAAGTCCACATGTGGCCTTTTATGTACGAAGAATCTGACTGGATGTTTGTCGATGACGACctgcacacacaaaagaaaaacagaggtgCCCGGTTTGTTCGGATCGACATCTTCAAATCTGTGTTCAaacatgtacatgtgtgtgtgagagctcgTACTTTGAGGATAAAGTCTGGCGGCGTGCCAGGTCTCACTGTGGGTCTGAGGACCCCGTCATGGTGAGAGTGGATCAGCGTCTCGTCCAGGTCCAGCACCAGAATCTTCCTCTTTACTGTATCTAAAGTTCATCATAAAACATATACACGTGTGATTTTTAAGTCAGTACTTTACATGTATACAATAAAGCAGGTTATGGGGAGAAATGAGGTTACACAGGAAATTGTGCAACATGTACATACCCTGCAGTGACATGCTTACTGTTAAATCTGCATATACAGCAGGTCAGGGATCAGGCTTTCCCTCTAATCTGAACTTTGTTTATAAACCACTATTTAGTTATAATAAGAGCTGTGGAGGAACTTTTATAAAGGGGTAAAAGCAATTATTGCAACACCATAAGCAAGGCTATTTAATGCAATGTGCTTCTAATCCAGAACCACGTTTATAGCGTGAAGTAGGCTTTAAGGTGTGATGTAGCATCTTTTAGACCACTAAATTGGCACCAGTTAATCTGAGGGTAGCTGCTGACAGCTAGCTTgagcttcatctgactgcatcAAAGCAGTGCAGAGGGTCGGTAATTACACTCAGGTCTCTATCTATCATCTatcctttattttttctcaCAATACAGAATCAAAAAAGATAATATCACAATAAACATTTTCTATTTCGACAACATGAGTACTTCCAGACAAAGAAGAACGCACTGAGTATGAAGATACAGTGCCTACATTTCAAAAGTTTTCCTGCAAGTTCTCAGCGTTTTGTTTTGCTAAGTGGTGTGTACACCGTTACTCAACAGAGTCTCTGCAATGCAAAGATGGTAAAGGCAAAGACGAGTCtcactgataaaacaaaaaatcagacACTGAAATGCTTGACAAATCGTTTTTCTTTATCATTTAAGTAATTCTAAATTTGGCAAAGATGTTGTTTAAACTACTTACTTCTCTTGGACATTAATCATCATGCAAG contains the following coding sequences:
- the ctdnep1a gene encoding CTD nuclear envelope phosphatase 1A; translation: MLKTRQCLLGIRTFLGVTSRLWGFIMYILRKHLRTIIQYQTVRYDTLPLSPISRNRLNTVKRKILVLDLDETLIHSHHDGVLRPTVRPGTPPDFILKVVIDKHPVRFFVHKRPHVDFFLEVVSQWYELVVFTASMEIYGSAVADKLDNNRNILKRRYYRQHCTLDLGSYIKDLSVVHDDLSSIVILDNSPGAYRSHPDNAIPIKSWFSDPSDTALLNLLPMLDALRFTADVRSVLSRNLHQHRLW